Proteins co-encoded in one Campylobacter ornithocola genomic window:
- the napH gene encoding quinol dehydrogenase ferredoxin subunit NapH — protein sequence MKYLILRRIVQLSILTFFSFGVFNFILKGNLSSSVLFSSVPLSDPFAFIQLVLASLQVDLVALSGALIVFLFYAIFTGRAFCAWVCPVNIITDFAYFVRNKLGFNQARVFNVNKNLRYYILAFVLVFSFLFSFPVFEEFSYIGIIQRGVIFGGISWLFVALIIFCIDTFFSPRFTCSHFCPLGAFWALSSHFSLLKVRYNLQKCTKCYKCLGVCPEKQVLWMIGKENQDVKSGECIRCGKCIDVCGDDALGFSIINLRRENEK from the coding sequence ATGAAATATCTTATTTTAAGAAGAATAGTGCAATTGTCTATTTTAACTTTTTTTTCTTTTGGTGTATTTAATTTTATATTAAAAGGAAATTTAAGCTCTTCGGTTTTATTTTCTTCTGTACCGCTAAGCGATCCTTTTGCATTTATTCAACTTGTTTTAGCAAGTTTGCAAGTAGATTTAGTGGCTTTAAGTGGTGCTTTGATAGTATTTTTATTTTATGCTATTTTTACTGGAAGAGCGTTTTGTGCTTGGGTTTGTCCTGTAAATATCATTACCGATTTTGCTTATTTTGTTAGAAATAAATTAGGCTTTAATCAAGCAAGAGTTTTTAATGTAAATAAAAATTTGCGTTATTATATTCTAGCTTTTGTTTTAGTTTTTTCTTTTCTTTTTTCCTTTCCTGTTTTTGAGGAATTTTCTTACATAGGAATAATCCAAAGGGGGGTTATTTTTGGTGGTATTTCTTGGCTTTTTGTAGCTTTGATTATTTTTTGTATAGATACATTTTTTAGTCCAAGATTTACTTGTTCGCATTTTTGTCCTTTAGGGGCTTTTTGGGCCTTAAGTTCGCATTTTTCATTACTAAAAGTAAGATATAACTTACAAAAATGCACTAAGTGTTATAAATGCCTTGGAGTGTGTCCTGAAAAGCAAGTACTTTGGATGATAGGTAAAGAAAATCAAGATGTAAAATCAGGTGAGTGTATAAGATGTGGAAAATGTATTGATGTTTGCGGTGATGATGCTTTAGGTTTTAGTATAATAAATTTAAGGAGAGAAAATGAAAAATAA
- the napA gene encoding periplasmic nitrate reductase subunit alpha → MNRRDFIKNTAIASACGVAGLSVPSSVLANTENKWRWDKAVCRFCGTGCGILVASLDGKIVAVKGDPAAPVNRGLNCIKGYFNAKIMYGEDRLVTPLLRVNAKGEFDKKGKFQQVSWQRAFDEMEKQFKKAYKEKGAEGIGIFASGQYTIQEGYAAAKLVKAGFRSNNIDPNARHCMASAVVGFMQTFGVDEPSGCYDDIELTDTIITWGANMAEMHPILWSRVSDRKLSNLDKVKIVNLSTFSNRTSHIADTEIIFKPNTDLAIWNYIAREIVYNHPEAMDKEFIEKHCIFTTGYADIGYGMRNNPNHPKFKASEKDTVAKQNAIIVDEEEAVSLAYLGVKAGDKFEMKHQNTPDAHWEISFEEFKKALEPYTLDYVAKVAKGNKDESVEEFKKKLQELANLYIEKNRKVVSFWTMGFNQHTRGTWVNEQAYMVHFLLGKQAKPGNGAFSLTGQPSACGTAREVGTFSHRLPADMVVANPKHREISEKIWKVPTKTINPKPGAPYLKIMRDLEDGNIKFAWVQVNNPWQNTANANHWIAAAREMDNFIVVSDCYPGISAKVADLILPSAMIYEKWGAYGNAERRTQHWKQQVLPVGEAMSDTWQIMEFAKRFKLKEVWGETKVNDKLTLPSVLEEAKAMGYNEDDTLYDVLFANKEAKSFKAKDNIAKGFDNSEVFGDERNVIGSDGKEFNGYGFFVQKYLWEEYRKFGLGHGHDLADFDTYHKVRGLRWPVVNGKETQWRFNTKFDYYAKKAAPNSDFAFYGDFAKELPKGDLLAPQTKEKYSLKNKVKIFFRPFMKAPERPSKEYPFWLCTGRVLEHWHSGTMTMRVPELFRAVPEALCYMNEDDAKAMKINQGDIVWVESRRGKVKARVDFRGRNKPSKGLVYVPWFDENVYINKVTLDATCPLSNQTDFKKCAVKITKA, encoded by the coding sequence ATGAACAGAAGGGACTTCATTAAAAATACCGCTATTGCTAGTGCTTGTGGTGTTGCAGGTCTTAGTGTTCCAAGTAGTGTGCTTGCAAATACTGAGAATAAATGGCGTTGGGATAAAGCTGTTTGTAGATTTTGTGGTACAGGCTGTGGAATTTTAGTTGCAAGTTTAGATGGTAAAATTGTTGCTGTAAAAGGAGACCCAGCAGCTCCAGTAAATCGTGGGTTAAATTGTATTAAAGGTTATTTTAATGCAAAAATTATGTATGGAGAAGATCGCTTAGTAACACCTTTACTTCGTGTAAATGCAAAAGGTGAGTTTGATAAAAAAGGAAAATTCCAACAAGTTTCTTGGCAAAGAGCTTTTGATGAAATGGAAAAACAATTCAAAAAAGCCTATAAAGAAAAAGGTGCTGAGGGAATTGGAATTTTTGCAAGTGGTCAATATACTATACAAGAAGGATATGCTGCTGCAAAATTAGTAAAAGCTGGTTTTAGATCAAATAATATAGACCCAAATGCACGTCATTGTATGGCTAGTGCTGTTGTTGGTTTTATGCAAACTTTTGGGGTTGATGAGCCTTCTGGTTGTTATGATGATATAGAGCTTACTGATACTATTATTACTTGGGGTGCAAATATGGCAGAAATGCATCCGATTTTATGGTCAAGGGTAAGTGATAGAAAATTAAGTAATTTAGATAAAGTTAAAATCGTAAATTTATCTACTTTTTCTAATAGAACTTCTCATATAGCAGATACTGAAATCATTTTCAAGCCAAATACTGATTTAGCTATTTGGAATTATATCGCTAGAGAGATTGTTTATAATCATCCTGAAGCTATGGATAAAGAATTTATTGAAAAACATTGTATTTTTACAACAGGTTATGCTGATATTGGTTATGGAATGAGAAATAATCCAAACCATCCTAAATTTAAAGCAAGTGAAAAAGATACTGTAGCAAAACAAAATGCTATTATTGTAGATGAAGAAGAAGCAGTATCTTTGGCTTATTTGGGTGTAAAAGCAGGCGATAAATTTGAAATGAAACACCAAAATACTCCTGATGCACATTGGGAAATTTCTTTTGAAGAATTCAAAAAAGCTTTAGAGCCTTATACGCTTGATTATGTTGCTAAAGTTGCTAAGGGTAATAAAGATGAGAGTGTAGAAGAATTTAAGAAAAAACTTCAAGAATTAGCCAATCTTTATATAGAAAAAAATAGAAAAGTTGTAAGTTTTTGGACTATGGGCTTTAATCAGCACACAAGAGGTACTTGGGTAAATGAGCAAGCTTATATGGTGCATTTTTTACTTGGTAAACAAGCTAAACCAGGTAATGGTGCATTTTCATTGACAGGGCAACCAAGTGCTTGTGGAACCGCAAGAGAAGTAGGGACTTTCTCACATCGTTTACCTGCTGATATGGTAGTTGCAAATCCTAAACACAGAGAGATTAGTGAAAAAATTTGGAAAGTTCCTACAAAAACGATTAATCCAAAACCAGGTGCTCCATACTTAAAAATCATGAGAGATTTAGAAGATGGAAATATCAAATTTGCTTGGGTGCAAGTAAATAATCCTTGGCAAAATACAGCTAATGCAAATCACTGGATAGCAGCAGCTAGAGAAATGGATAATTTTATCGTTGTGAGTGATTGTTATCCAGGAATTAGTGCTAAGGTGGCAGATTTAATTTTACCAAGTGCTATGATTTATGAAAAATGGGGTGCTTATGGTAACGCTGAAAGGAGAACTCAACACTGGAAGCAACAAGTTTTACCTGTAGGTGAGGCTATGAGTGATACTTGGCAAATCATGGAGTTTGCAAAACGTTTTAAATTAAAAGAAGTTTGGGGTGAAACTAAGGTAAATGATAAACTTACTTTGCCAAGTGTTTTAGAAGAAGCTAAAGCTATGGGTTATAACGAAGATGATACTTTGTATGATGTATTATTTGCTAATAAAGAAGCAAAATCTTTCAAAGCTAAAGATAATATTGCAAAAGGATTTGATAATTCTGAAGTATTTGGCGATGAGAGAAATGTTATAGGTAGCGATGGTAAAGAATTTAATGGATATGGATTTTTTGTACAAAAGTACCTATGGGAAGAATACCGTAAATTTGGCTTAGGTCATGGGCATGATTTGGCTGATTTTGATACTTATCATAAAGTAAGAGGTTTAAGATGGCCTGTGGTAAATGGTAAAGAAACTCAATGGAGATTTAATACTAAGTTTGATTATTATGCTAAAAAAGCTGCTCCAAATTCAGACTTTGCATTTTATGGAGATTTTGCAAAAGAATTGCCAAAAGGTGATTTACTTGCTCCACAAACTAAAGAAAAATATAGCTTGAAAAACAAAGTGAAAATTTTCTTTAGACCATTTATGAAAGCACCTGAAAGACCAAGCAAAGAATATCCATTCTGGTTATGTACTGGTAGGGTTTTAGAGCATTGGCATAGTGGAACTATGACTATGAGGGTTCCTGAGCTTTTCCGTGCAGTGCCTGAAGCACTTTGTTATATGAATGAAGATGATGCTAAAGCTATGAAAATCAATCAAGGCGATATTGTATGGGTAGAGTCACGCCGTGGTAAAGTAAAAGCTAGAGTAGATTTTCGTGGTAGAAACAAACCTTCTAAAGGTCTTGTATATGTGCCTTGGTTTGATGAGAACGTATATATTAATAAAGTTACACTAGATGCAACTTGTCCATTGTCTAATCAAACAGATTTCAAAAAATGTGCCGTAAAAATTACTAAAGCATAA
- a CDS encoding chaperone NapD: protein MNLSSVLILTKEEKLEKLKKQIQQTPCCSVELAQDEKIIVVIESENLDDELKAYKQLEQLDGVVSINMVFSYQDLDEEREKILKANFEAKVFDENLKKDNLEYYGSIFKKY, encoded by the coding sequence ATGAATCTTTCTAGTGTGTTGATTTTAACTAAAGAAGAAAAATTAGAAAAACTTAAAAAGCAAATTCAACAAACACCTTGTTGTAGTGTGGAATTAGCTCAGGATGAAAAAATTATAGTAGTAATAGAAAGTGAAAATTTAGATGATGAGTTAAAAGCATATAAACAATTAGAACAACTTGATGGGGTAGTGAGTATTAATATGGTTTTTTCTTATCAGGATTTAGATGAAGAAAGAGAAAAAATACTAAAAGCAAACTTTGAAGCAAAAGTTTTTGATGAGAATTTAAAAAAAGACAATTTAGAATACTATGGTAGTATTTTTAAAAAGTATTAA
- a CDS encoding nitrate reductase cytochrome c-type subunit gives MKNKIFLSLAAAVLISACGLAVKSVDSKDIGLRKTSLESENVELLDAKYSQALAGESVLIERSFENAPPLISHTLEDMLPITKDNNICLSCHDKAVAKDLAATSLPSSHYFDLRKNKSTKDMVSDARFNCTQCHVPQSDAKPLVGNSFEAKFKSEESKKKSNLLDVLNEGVK, from the coding sequence ATGAAAAATAAAATCTTTTTATCCTTAGCAGCAGCTGTTTTAATAAGTGCTTGTGGGCTTGCTGTTAAAAGTGTTGATTCAAAAGATATAGGTTTAAGAAAAACAAGCTTAGAAAGTGAAAATGTAGAGTTATTGGATGCAAAATATTCTCAAGCTTTAGCTGGTGAATCTGTTTTAATTGAGAGATCCTTTGAAAATGCTCCACCGTTGATTTCGCATACTTTAGAGGATATGCTTCCAATTACTAAAGATAATAATATTTGTTTAAGTTGTCATGATAAAGCAGTGGCAAAAGATTTAGCTGCAACATCACTTCCAAGTAGCCATTATTTTGATTTGAGAAAAAATAAATCAACTAAAGATATGGTAAGTGATGCTAGATTTAATTGCACACAATGTCATGTGCCACAAAGTGATGCAAAACCTTTAGTAGGAAATAGCTTTGAAGCTAAATTTAAAAGCGAGGAATCAAAGAAAAAATCTAATCTTTTAGATGTTTTAAATGAGGGTGTAAAATAA
- the rpoD gene encoding RNA polymerase sigma factor RpoD has translation MANETNVLEELFKENSKDYITYEKLVKYFAKLPNATSAKKVRDLMDKYKVELISSAEIAKKRNLEEAKKLQEEKQKLQDTSLENEFDLANENDLLEWSRSDSPVRMYLREMGQIALLNKDEEVEISKKIELGEDIIIDAFCSVPYLIDFILDYKEPLINRERRVKELFKSFEDDDKNDDDKNDDEIDPEEENEENENSNDKKPKKANKKEDERTLKVIESFKALEKAKKEWLKTISTINAEKNDDELLDKLVIAFKKNILKEKLMDLGPTSKLISEIVKSMETALKSDEEFDKELKRLEYRLPMFSEELKQRHQDILKDITKLSKEEIAERALETTMVSTYMEIKKLIQTKEASQNSFDLEKDQLKEILEQIKRGKKISDEAKTRMAKSNLRLVVSIAKRYTNRGLPFLDLIQEGNIGLMKAVDKFEYKRGYKFSTYATWWIRQAISRAIADQARTIRIPIHMIETINQINKIIREYLQKEGKEPDVSIIAKEVGLSIDKVKQVIKITKEPISLEAPISNEDDGKFGDFVEDRTSISPMDHILKDDLKEQIDEVLDQLNDREKAVIRMRFGLMEDESDRTLEEIGKELNVTRERVRQIESSAIKKLKHPKVGRKLKNYIEGWK, from the coding sequence ATGGCTAATGAAACTAATGTTTTAGAAGAACTTTTCAAAGAAAATTCAAAAGATTATATCACATATGAAAAACTTGTCAAGTATTTTGCAAAACTTCCAAATGCAACAAGCGCAAAAAAAGTCCGTGATTTAATGGATAAATACAAAGTGGAATTAATTTCTTCAGCAGAAATAGCTAAAAAAAGAAATTTAGAAGAAGCAAAAAAGCTACAAGAAGAAAAACAAAAATTACAAGATACAAGCTTAGAAAATGAATTTGATTTAGCCAATGAAAACGATTTATTAGAATGGAGTAGATCAGACTCTCCTGTGAGAATGTATTTAAGAGAAATGGGGCAAATAGCACTTTTAAATAAAGATGAAGAAGTTGAAATTTCTAAAAAAATAGAACTAGGTGAAGACATCATTATCGATGCGTTTTGTTCAGTACCTTATTTAATTGATTTTATTTTAGATTACAAAGAGCCCTTAATCAATAGAGAAAGAAGAGTTAAAGAACTTTTCAAAAGCTTTGAAGATGATGATAAAAATGATGATGATAAAAATGATGATGAAATAGATCCTGAAGAAGAGAATGAAGAAAATGAAAATTCTAATGATAAAAAACCAAAAAAAGCAAATAAAAAAGAAGATGAAAGAACTTTAAAAGTTATAGAAAGCTTTAAAGCATTAGAAAAAGCAAAAAAAGAATGGCTAAAAACCATATCTACCATTAATGCAGAAAAAAACGATGATGAATTATTAGATAAGCTAGTTATTGCTTTTAAGAAAAATATATTAAAAGAAAAACTAATGGATCTAGGTCCAACTTCAAAACTTATTTCTGAAATTGTAAAGTCAATGGAAACGGCATTAAAAAGTGATGAGGAATTTGACAAAGAATTAAAACGCTTAGAATACCGCTTACCTATGTTTTCAGAAGAATTAAAACAAAGACACCAAGATATCTTAAAAGATATTACTAAACTTAGCAAAGAAGAGATTGCCGAACGTGCACTAGAAACTACAATGGTTAGTACTTATATGGAAATTAAAAAACTCATTCAAACCAAAGAAGCTAGTCAAAATTCTTTTGACCTAGAAAAAGATCAACTAAAAGAAATTCTAGAACAAATCAAACGCGGTAAAAAAATATCTGATGAGGCCAAAACTAGAATGGCAAAATCTAATTTGCGTTTAGTTGTGAGCATTGCTAAAAGATATACCAATCGTGGATTACCATTTTTAGATCTTATCCAAGAAGGTAACATAGGCTTGATGAAAGCAGTAGATAAATTTGAATATAAACGTGGTTATAAATTTTCAACTTATGCAACTTGGTGGATTAGACAAGCTATTTCAAGAGCTATTGCTGATCAAGCAAGAACAATAAGAATTCCTATTCATATGATAGAAACCATCAATCAAATTAACAAAATTATTCGCGAGTATTTACAAAAAGAAGGTAAAGAACCTGATGTAAGTATTATTGCAAAAGAAGTAGGACTCAGCATAGATAAAGTCAAACAAGTAATTAAAATCACCAAAGAGCCAATTTCTCTAGAAGCACCTATTAGTAATGAAGATGATGGTAAATTTGGAGACTTTGTGGAGGATAGAACTTCAATTTCACCTATGGATCATATTTTAAAAGATGATTTAAAAGAACAAATTGATGAAGTATTAGATCAACTTAATGATAGAGAAAAAGCGGTTATTAGAATGCGTTTTGGTCTAATGGAAGATGAAAGTGATAGAACTTTAGAAGAAATTGGTAAAGAATTAAATGTTACCAGAGAAAGAGTAAGACAAATAGAAAGCTCGGCTATAAAAAAACTCAAACATCCAAAAGTTGGTAGAAAACTTAAAAACTACATAGAGGGTTGGAAATAA
- a CDS encoding MFS transporter: MHIQISYKKFFWINILVVIALALNLRAPITSIGPMIEYIQEYYKINSALAGMLTTLPLIAFGLISFFVAYFSQIKALFFALILIVFGEFIRSYGGNIGLFSGVFLIGAGIAIANVLLPSFVKEKFAKNTYKIMGLYGSVIGLSSIAGVALSLPLLKIFEVPQAMFFWVILALTALVFYFPHLKNKRLLRPKKKNINRINLFLNLTAWKVTIVMGLQSFLSYSLFAWLSVMISEKGFGIDFGSNILLLSQVIGMPVAFLLPIALGKLRTHAKSFVIVLLGFLYVLSFILVFLCDVKLVLFLTAIFLGFASSGVFTISLLFIAIKSSNSLIAAKLSAMSQGIGYLIAAQAPWIVGMLHDNFRSFTSGFIMLIIVAIILNIFVFLAYKAPVIK; encoded by the coding sequence ATGCATATACAAATTTCATACAAAAAATTCTTTTGGATTAATATTTTAGTCGTAATTGCCCTTGCTTTAAATTTAAGAGCACCTATAACTTCCATAGGTCCTATGATAGAATATATCCAAGAATATTATAAAATAAATTCAGCCTTAGCGGGTATGTTAACAACTTTACCTTTAATAGCCTTTGGGCTTATATCTTTTTTTGTAGCGTATTTTTCACAAATCAAAGCTTTGTTTTTTGCTTTAATTTTAATTGTTTTTGGAGAATTTATTAGAAGTTATGGAGGAAATATAGGTTTATTTTCTGGTGTTTTTTTAATTGGAGCAGGTATTGCAATAGCTAATGTTTTATTGCCTTCATTTGTAAAAGAAAAATTTGCTAAAAATACTTATAAAATAATGGGCTTATATGGATCGGTCATAGGTTTATCTTCTATTGCTGGCGTGGCTTTGTCACTTCCTTTACTTAAAATTTTTGAAGTACCTCAAGCTATGTTTTTTTGGGTGATTTTAGCTTTGACTGCTTTAGTTTTTTATTTTCCGCATTTGAAAAATAAAAGATTGTTACGCCCTAAAAAGAAAAATATCAATAGAATAAATCTTTTTTTAAATTTAACAGCTTGGAAAGTTACCATTGTAATGGGATTACAAAGTTTTTTATCTTATAGTCTTTTTGCTTGGCTTAGTGTGATGATAAGCGAAAAAGGTTTTGGGATTGACTTTGGTTCTAATATTTTATTATTATCTCAAGTTATAGGTATGCCTGTAGCATTTTTACTACCTATTGCTTTAGGAAAACTTAGAACACACGCTAAGAGTTTTGTTATCGTGCTGTTGGGTTTTTTATATGTCTTAAGTTTTATTTTGGTATTTCTTTGTGATGTAAAATTAGTGTTGTTTTTAACAGCTATTTTTTTGGGCTTTGCTTCTAGTGGGGTTTTTACCATATCTTTATTATTTATTGCTATAAAAAGTTCAAATTCTCTTATAGCAGCAAAACTTTCTGCTATGTCGCAAGGTATAGGATATTTAATAGCAGCTCAAGCACCTTGGATTGTAGGTATGCTTCATGATAATTTTAGAAGTTTTACTTCAGGTTTTATCATGCTTATTATAGTAGCTATAATACTTAATATTTTTGTATTTTTAGCTTATAAAGCTCCTGTGATTAAGTAA
- the napG gene encoding ferredoxin-type protein NapG, with translation MKNRREFLAFAFKLLCIGSGSAFLASLAFSSNQEYFLRPPGVDDEKEFLSKCIRCGLCVKACPYDVLKLANLENSAKNGTPFFIARENPCRLCEDIPCIRDCPTNALDHKYLGQKDGIYKTKMGIAIIDSASCVAYWGIQCDACYRACPLIDKALKLETKRNERTAKHAFLLPVVDHEVCVGCGICEKACITQKAAIRVLPREFVLGKVGDNYIKGWDEKDEKRLQDVNTDKNFNKNKAKDYLNDGELL, from the coding sequence ATGAAAAATAGAAGAGAATTTTTAGCCTTTGCTTTTAAGCTTTTATGTATAGGAAGCGGAAGTGCATTTTTAGCAAGCTTAGCATTTAGCTCAAATCAGGAGTATTTTTTAAGACCTCCTGGAGTAGATGATGAAAAAGAATTTTTATCAAAATGCATACGATGTGGACTTTGTGTAAAAGCTTGTCCTTATGATGTTTTAAAATTAGCAAATTTAGAAAATAGTGCTAAAAATGGCACACCTTTTTTTATAGCAAGAGAAAATCCTTGTAGATTATGCGAGGATATACCTTGTATAAGAGATTGTCCTACAAATGCACTAGATCATAAATATCTAGGGCAAAAAGATGGAATTTATAAAACAAAAATGGGTATAGCTATAATTGATAGTGCAAGTTGTGTTGCCTATTGGGGAATTCAATGCGATGCTTGTTATAGAGCTTGTCCTTTAATAGATAAGGCATTAAAGCTTGAAACAAAACGCAATGAAAGAACAGCAAAGCATGCATTCTTACTGCCTGTGGTAGATCATGAAGTATGTGTAGGGTGTGGGATTTGTGAAAAAGCCTGCATAACACAAAAAGCTGCTATTAGAGTGTTGCCTAGAGAATTTGTTTTAGGAAAAGTTGGGGATAATTACATCAAAGGTTGGGATGAAAAAGATGAAAAACGTTTGCAAGATGTAAACACAGATAAAAATTTCAATAAAAACAAGGCTAAAGATTATCTTAATGATGGAGAATTGCTATGA
- the flgG gene encoding flagellar basal-body rod protein FlgG, producing the protein MLRSLYTAASGMVSQQTQIDVTSNNISNVNTVGYKKSRAEFADLMYQTMKYAGTSTSSTTKHPSGIEVGLGSRVTAVSKIFSEGSLKQTSTSGLDMAIAGNNGFFQIQMPDGTIAYTRNGQFTKDAEGNIVNSDGYRLLPEMTIPEDATAINVASDGTVSVMQPGNTAETQIGQIELVNFINPAGLHALGDNLLVETDASGAPIAGIAGENGFSVIKHGFVELSNVQLVEEMTDLITGQRAYEAGSKAITTSDDMLGIVNQLKR; encoded by the coding sequence ATGTTAAGATCATTGTACACAGCAGCATCAGGGATGGTATCACAACAAACACAAATTGATGTAACATCAAATAATATTTCAAATGTTAATACAGTAGGTTATAAAAAATCACGTGCAGAATTTGCAGATTTGATGTATCAGACGATGAAATATGCAGGTACTTCAACCTCAAGTACCACAAAACACCCAAGTGGTATAGAAGTAGGTCTTGGTTCAAGAGTAACAGCTGTGAGTAAAATTTTTAGCGAAGGTAGTTTAAAGCAAACTTCAACTTCAGGCCTTGATATGGCAATTGCAGGTAATAATGGATTTTTCCAAATTCAAATGCCTGATGGAACTATAGCTTATACTAGAAATGGTCAATTTACCAAAGATGCTGAAGGAAATATTGTAAATTCGGATGGCTATAGACTTTTACCAGAAATGACTATACCTGAAGATGCTACAGCTATTAATGTGGCAAGTGATGGAACGGTTTCAGTAATGCAGCCAGGAAATACAGCTGAAACTCAAATAGGTCAAATTGAGCTTGTAAATTTTATTAATCCCGCGGGCTTGCATGCTTTGGGAGATAATCTTTTAGTAGAAACTGATGCAAGTGGAGCGCCTATTGCAGGTATAGCAGGAGAGAATGGATTTTCTGTTATCAAACATGGCTTTGTAGAGCTTAGTAATGTTCAGCTTGTAGAAGAAATGACAGATCTTATCACAGGGCAAAGAGCTTATGAGGCAGGCTCAAAGGCAATCACTACAAGTGATGATATGCTTGGTATAGTAAATCAATTAAAACGCTAG
- a CDS encoding napL protein, with the protein MKKIFLILLVSVYVFSYELKLDSNLNALKLVDDSLFIGLDNGEINQYFIKDKKMQKITQLDKIKNFYEENLSPRIYSIDYLNGAILILSEGDFGSKKLHVYKNKQLLSYDLTNDGVKKALFLDDNTILLALLGSNIELFDLKTKSVVKNFTFSSSSLSDVVLNETKTQLVAGFESGEIILFDVKRWQKIKSYKSIHKDNIYQLDFKNTIIASCSTDRKLGIVQNDQEKNIERDFLIYTCALNKDGSIAVFGDNEKNIIELIDTKSLKTIKKFQNKDFLLEYLIFLNEHEFISAGYENKIIFWSIDESF; encoded by the coding sequence ATGAAAAAAATATTTTTAATCTTACTGGTGAGTGTATACGTATTTAGCTATGAGCTTAAACTTGATTCAAATTTAAATGCTTTAAAACTTGTTGATGATAGTTTGTTTATAGGGCTTGATAATGGAGAAATAAATCAATATTTCATTAAAGATAAAAAAATGCAAAAAATCACTCAGCTAGATAAGATTAAAAATTTTTATGAAGAAAATCTTAGCCCTAGAATTTATAGTATTGATTACTTAAATGGGGCTATTTTGATTTTAAGTGAAGGTGATTTTGGAAGCAAAAAATTACATGTTTACAAAAATAAACAACTTTTAAGCTATGATTTAACTAATGATGGAGTGAAAAAAGCTTTGTTTTTAGATGATAATACTATTTTATTAGCCTTGCTAGGTTCTAATATAGAGCTTTTTGATCTAAAAACAAAAAGTGTTGTAAAAAATTTTACTTTTTCTAGTTCAAGCTTAAGTGATGTGGTTTTAAATGAAACAAAAACTCAATTAGTGGCAGGTTTTGAAAGTGGCGAAATAATACTTTTTGATGTGAAAAGATGGCAAAAAATAAAAAGTTATAAGAGTATTCATAAGGATAATATTTATCAACTTGATTTTAAAAACACAATTATTGCAAGCTGTAGCACTGATAGAAAATTAGGTATAGTGCAAAATGACCAAGAAAAAAATATAGAAAGAGATTTTTTGATTTATACTTGTGCTTTAAATAAAGATGGCTCAATAGCAGTTTTTGGAGATAATGAAAAAAATATCATAGAACTTATAGATACTAAAAGCTTAAAAACAATAAAAAAATTCCAAAATAAAGATTTTTTGCTAGAATATCTTATATTTTTAAACGAGCATGAGTTTATTAGTGCAGGTTATGAAAACAAAATTATATTTTGGAGTATAGATGAATCTTTCTAG
- a CDS encoding flagellar hook-basal body protein, whose amino-acid sequence MQNGYYQATGAMVTQFNRLDVVTNNLANVNTSGYKRDNVVIADFKRIFKETQDELPIQNHTRDAARFVNTTIDRVPQVNHVYTNFSVGSMKMTHNPLDLALTREDTFYLIKTNNGEVRLSQDGNFQLDDEGYLVNRQGYRVLSSDYFNNPENDGIRIGDSTSFINVDKNGIISASNQDIARLFVAQVDDLRDLQKDGDNVYKIDNLNKIRDLPNSNAIKQGFTQGSNVNPVTEMVGLIEANRMVEMYQKVMTSHMDDLNQEAINKLASTK is encoded by the coding sequence ATGCAAAATGGGTATTATCAAGCTACTGGTGCTATGGTTACGCAGTTTAATCGTTTAGATGTTGTAACTAACAACTTGGCAAATGTAAATACAAGTGGCTACAAAAGAGATAATGTTGTTATTGCAGATTTTAAAAGGATTTTTAAAGAAACTCAAGATGAGTTACCTATACAAAATCACACAAGAGATGCTGCAAGATTTGTAAATACAACTATAGATAGAGTTCCACAAGTTAATCACGTCTATACAAATTTTAGCGTAGGTTCTATGAAGATGACGCACAATCCTTTAGATTTAGCTCTTACTCGTGAAGATACTTTTTATTTGATTAAAACTAACAATGGTGAAGTAAGATTAAGTCAAGATGGAAATTTTCAACTTGATGATGAAGGTTATTTGGTAAATCGCCAAGGATATAGAGTTTTAAGCAGTGATTATTTTAACAATCCTGAAAATGATGGTATACGTATAGGAGATTCTACTTCTTTTATTAATGTAGATAAAAATGGAATAATAAGTGCATCTAATCAAGATATAGCAAGATTGTTTGTAGCACAAGTTGATGATTTAAGAGATTTACAAAAAGATGGCGATAATGTGTATAAAATTGATAATTTAAATAAAATTAGGGATTTACCAAATTCAAATGCCATAAAGCAAGGTTTTACTCAAGGATCAAATGTTAATCCAGTTACTGAAATGGTAGGACTAATTGAAGCAAATAGAATGGTTGAGATGTATCAAAAGGTTATGACATCTCATATGGATGATTTAAATCAAGAAGCTATTAACAAATTAGCAAGTACTAAATAA